A single window of Acinetobacter wuhouensis DNA harbors:
- a CDS encoding DNA primase, with the protein MAIPQHTIDQILDRTDIVDLIGQRVKLKKTGRTYSGCCPFHQEKSPSFHVYRDKQYYHCFGCQANGNAIRFLMDIDNRNFIDVMKELSSHAGVELPKDNFDNKKISYKREAVKTQPKAETKSVEQKPKDVVQTKEQINNQSFEIDPFEAFSQYPDPEDFDPTQFNQAFEQIPQDGNLYDLLENIAQFYEKQLPSSKVAQNYFKHRGLSADTIQYWRLGYAPEDWQHLEKAFPQDIEGLKLLGLIRTSDSGRDFDLLRDRVIFPIRDSKGRVVGFGGRALNDEIKPKYINSPDSEVFHKNQLLYGLYEGRKDRAQNWLMVEGYMDVIALQQNGISGATATLGTASNADHLNILFKQNSQITIAFDGDAAGQKAARRTLEIALPLLNDGRELKFFVLPKEHDPDSLIRKEGLETFHRIWQQSPLLSDFVFALLSQNYDVTTPEGKSQVMAELNQLTELLPKQGSYRYLLRQFFKEKLGFNRKWQPQVSVDASLSFNIRTKDEDFAVAILMQHPFLYIHFEVLRAIIPNDELLAQILAVFDSVFDELPDDQDLATYYILGACGAYHLELAEIMQRTNIQALTEAPELADKLASEYSLSLQEKYLKQKLKAPTSLSESRNLRKQLNELTKKISLKLVHS; encoded by the coding sequence ATGGCAATTCCTCAGCACACTATTGATCAAATCTTAGATCGTACCGATATCGTCGATCTAATCGGTCAACGTGTGAAATTGAAAAAGACAGGTCGCACCTACTCAGGTTGCTGTCCTTTTCATCAGGAAAAATCGCCCTCTTTTCACGTTTATCGTGACAAACAGTATTATCACTGCTTTGGTTGCCAAGCGAACGGAAATGCGATTCGCTTCTTGATGGACATTGATAATCGTAATTTTATCGATGTCATGAAAGAGCTTTCGAGTCATGCAGGTGTAGAACTTCCCAAAGATAATTTTGATAATAAAAAAATTTCTTATAAGCGTGAAGCAGTTAAAACGCAACCTAAAGCGGAGACTAAGTCTGTTGAGCAAAAGCCAAAAGACGTTGTACAAACTAAAGAGCAGATAAATAACCAATCTTTTGAAATAGACCCATTTGAAGCATTTAGCCAATATCCTGATCCAGAGGATTTTGATCCTACGCAATTTAATCAAGCCTTTGAGCAAATTCCTCAAGATGGCAACCTGTATGACCTGCTTGAAAACATTGCCCAGTTCTACGAAAAGCAACTGCCAAGTAGTAAAGTTGCTCAGAACTATTTTAAACATCGTGGCTTAAGTGCTGACACCATCCAATATTGGCGTTTAGGTTATGCACCTGAAGATTGGCAACATTTAGAAAAAGCCTTTCCTCAAGATATTGAAGGTTTAAAACTTCTTGGGTTAATTCGTACCAGTGATAGTGGTCGTGACTTTGACTTACTGCGTGATCGAGTCATTTTCCCAATTCGAGACAGTAAAGGTCGTGTGGTTGGTTTTGGTGGTCGTGCGCTAAATGATGAAATTAAGCCCAAATACATCAACTCGCCTGATTCGGAAGTGTTTCATAAAAACCAACTGCTGTATGGTTTATATGAGGGTCGTAAAGACCGTGCGCAAAATTGGCTCATGGTTGAAGGTTATATGGATGTCATTGCACTACAGCAAAATGGCATTTCAGGTGCGACTGCAACTCTCGGTACAGCCAGTAATGCTGACCATCTCAATATTCTATTTAAGCAAAATAGCCAAATTACCATCGCATTTGATGGTGATGCCGCAGGTCAAAAAGCTGCAAGACGTACTTTAGAAATTGCTCTCCCCTTACTCAATGATGGTCGTGAGCTGAAATTCTTTGTCTTACCTAAAGAACACGATCCTGACTCATTGATTCGTAAAGAAGGTTTAGAAACTTTCCATCGAATTTGGCAACAATCGCCTTTACTATCAGATTTTGTCTTTGCCTTACTCAGTCAAAACTATGATGTGACTACACCTGAAGGAAAAAGTCAGGTCATGGCTGAACTCAATCAACTGACTGAACTGTTACCGAAACAAGGTTCTTATCGTTATTTGCTTCGTCAATTCTTTAAAGAAAAACTCGGCTTTAACCGTAAATGGCAACCTCAAGTCAGTGTAGATGCCTCGCTGTCTTTTAATATTCGTACCAAAGATGAAGACTTTGCTGTTGCGATTTTGATGCAACATCCATTTCTCTATATTCACTTTGAAGTTTTGCGCGCAATCATTCCAAATGATGAATTATTGGCACAGATTTTAGCGGTATTTGATTCAGTTTTTGACGAATTACCTGATGATCAAGACTTAGCAACTTATTATATTTTAGGCGCTTGTGGTGCATATCATTTGGAACTTGCTGAAATCATGCAACGTACAAATATTCAAGCTTTAACAGAAGCACCAGAACTGGCGGATAAATTGGCTTCGGAATACTCTCTCTCACTTCAAGAAAAGTATTTAAAACAAAAACTCAAAGCCCCAACGTCTTTGAGTGAATCACGTAATCTGCGTAAACAATTGAACGAATTGACCAAGAAAATTAGTTTAAAATTAGTACATAGCTAG
- the smpB gene encoding SsrA-binding protein SmpB yields the protein MSNKIVVKKNNGGTIAQNKRARHDYFIEEKFEAGLSLQGWEVKSLRAGRMTITESYITFKNNEAFLFGAQIQPLLSASTHVVPEATRTRKLLLSRRELEKLMGAVNQKGYTCVPLACYWKGHLAKLEIALVKGKQLHDKRATEKDRDWQRDKARIMHK from the coding sequence ATGTCGAATAAGATTGTCGTTAAAAAAAATAATGGTGGTACGATTGCGCAAAATAAACGTGCGCGCCACGATTATTTTATTGAAGAAAAATTTGAAGCTGGACTTTCCTTACAAGGCTGGGAAGTAAAGTCATTACGTGCTGGACGTATGACCATTACTGAAAGCTATATTACGTTTAAGAATAATGAAGCTTTCCTGTTTGGTGCTCAAATTCAACCGCTCCTTTCAGCGTCTACACATGTCGTGCCTGAAGCAACTCGTACCCGTAAATTGTTATTGTCACGTCGTGAGCTTGAAAAGCTCATGGGCGCAGTTAATCAAAAAGGTTATACCTGTGTACCACTTGCGTGTTACTGGAAAGGTCATTTGGCAAAACTTGAAATTGCTTTAGTAAAAGGTAAGCAATTGCATGATAAACGTGCCACTGAAAAAGACCGTGATTGGCAACGTGATAAAGCACGAATTATGCATAAGTAA
- the rluD gene encoding 23S rRNA pseudouridine(1911/1915/1917) synthase RluD, whose product MTSAHSSNSNFSENDFNLLEDSEDADNHNSAPTATRLSLQFQLDESYLGLRIDQVAATVWSEFSREKLKQWLKEGHLLVNGNIVKPKYKCEGNELLTLEVELEAQTSAQPENIPLNIVYEDDDIIVINKPVGMVVHPGAGNPNGTLVNALLYHFPKSAELTRAGLVHRIDKDTSGLLVVAKNLEAQFSLSKQLAKKSVYRVYDLICYGNIIAGGTIDEPIKRHPVDRVKMAILPGGRDAVTHYNVKERFQHFTRVQAQLETGRTHQIRIHFTYIGYPLVGDPVYMSRVKVPAGASEKLTTTLRAFKRQALHASKLGLIHPRTKEEMMFEAPWAEDFTALVEVLRSENKAY is encoded by the coding sequence ATGACTTCAGCACACTCTTCTAATTCTAATTTCTCAGAAAATGATTTCAATCTACTTGAAGATTCTGAGGATGCAGATAATCATAATTCTGCGCCGACTGCAACACGTTTATCGTTGCAATTTCAACTGGATGAAAGCTATTTAGGACTGCGTATCGACCAAGTAGCAGCAACCGTTTGGAGTGAATTTTCACGTGAAAAACTCAAACAATGGTTGAAAGAAGGTCATTTGTTGGTAAATGGTAACATTGTTAAACCTAAGTATAAATGCGAAGGAAATGAGCTACTTACTTTAGAAGTTGAGCTAGAAGCGCAAACTTCTGCACAGCCTGAAAATATTCCGTTAAATATTGTTTATGAAGACGATGACATTATCGTGATTAATAAACCTGTTGGAATGGTCGTTCATCCAGGTGCAGGAAATCCAAATGGTACGCTTGTAAATGCATTACTTTACCATTTTCCTAAATCTGCGGAATTAACACGTGCAGGCTTAGTTCATCGTATCGATAAAGATACCAGTGGTCTATTGGTGGTTGCGAAAAATCTTGAAGCACAATTTTCTTTGAGTAAGCAACTTGCCAAAAAATCGGTCTATCGTGTTTATGACTTGATTTGTTATGGCAATATCATTGCAGGCGGAACAATTGATGAACCGATTAAACGCCATCCAGTCGATCGTGTCAAAATGGCAATTCTTCCAGGTGGGCGTGATGCAGTGACGCATTATAATGTGAAAGAACGCTTCCAGCATTTCACTCGTGTTCAAGCTCAACTGGAAACAGGGCGTACGCATCAGATTCGTATCCATTTCACTTATATCGGTTATCCATTGGTGGGTGATCCTGTGTATATGAGTCGTGTTAAAGTTCCTGCAGGTGCATCTGAAAAGTTAACAACAACTTTAAGAGCATTTAAACGTCAGGCTTTACATGCATCTAAACTGGGCTTGATTCATCCTCGTACCAAAGAAGAAATGATGTTTGAAGCACCGTGGGCGGAAGATTTTACTGCATTGGTTGAAGTACTACGTTCTGAAAATAAAGCGTATTAA
- a CDS encoding RDD family protein — MTDLISNSKVSIPRFPRIFAFIIDCIVLGVTGMVVGKSLYPYLENSPFIFQCIGTLICLFYFAALNSSIGQGKTIGKMVCKIRVTNLMGFSISTFHSLIRSSILIIPLCFIGYLQQQSSNQLSITLLVALFQSIVFACFYLAIFNRNSQQSLHDIFSKTQILRNSQSTIPYHAVWSVHYYIMSALTVIIFAANLWTYQQNAPLSNDLKNQFSGDITNIQVVNQSTSIGQAISNNQILVLTLSTPKYLNQQEIAETLIQDLHTQHPDLFSTYKINKVNLNFAYQFGATKISRSKTYDFSLNQNQPRLEFSGENSAISFGF, encoded by the coding sequence ATGACTGATTTAATATCCAATTCAAAAGTAAGCATTCCAAGATTTCCACGAATTTTTGCGTTTATCATTGACTGTATTGTCCTCGGCGTGACGGGCATGGTCGTTGGTAAATCTCTATACCCTTATCTTGAAAATTCACCTTTTATTTTTCAATGTATCGGCACATTGATTTGCTTATTTTATTTCGCTGCATTGAATAGTAGTATTGGTCAAGGCAAAACAATTGGGAAAATGGTTTGTAAAATCAGAGTAACAAATTTAATGGGTTTCTCTATTTCAACATTCCACTCCCTTATACGCTCAAGTATTTTGATTATTCCACTGTGCTTTATTGGATACTTACAACAACAATCGAGTAATCAACTGAGTATAACTCTGCTTGTAGCCCTCTTTCAAAGTATCGTATTCGCCTGTTTCTATCTAGCTATTTTCAATAGAAACAGTCAACAATCCTTACATGATATATTCAGTAAAACTCAGATCTTAAGAAACTCACAATCAACTATTCCATATCACGCAGTATGGTCAGTTCACTATTACATCATGAGTGCACTGACTGTAATAATCTTTGCTGCCAACCTATGGACTTACCAACAAAATGCACCACTTTCAAATGACCTAAAAAATCAATTTTCAGGTGATATCACAAACATTCAAGTAGTCAACCAAAGCACTTCAATCGGTCAAGCAATATCAAATAATCAAATTCTTGTTTTAACTCTATCCACGCCAAAATATTTAAATCAGCAAGAAATCGCTGAAACATTAATTCAAGACCTACATACACAGCATCCCGACTTATTTTCAACTTATAAAATTAACAAAGTAAATTTAAATTTTGCTTATCAATTTGGTGCGACAAAGATTTCACGCTCAAAAACTTATGATTTCAGCTTAAATCAAAACCAACCTCGACTCGAATTTAGTGGTGAAAATTCTGCAATCTCGTTTGGATTCTAA
- a CDS encoding outer membrane protein assembly factor BamD gives MSLPRYKVTMLALTVGLATAFVGCSSNPKKDVVDTGPKSNEQTYFNNAMKSLDKGQYGDAAKALEAMDTYFPTGQYAQQAQLELLYTKFKQKDYEGTIALADRFIRLNPQHPNLDYAYYVRGVANMEQNYDSLLRYTSLKQAHRDLGYLKVAYQNFVDLIRRYPSSQYSVDAAQRMKFIGQELAESEMNAARFNIQRKAYLAAVERSQWVVEHYPQTPQVPEALATMAYGYNKLGDKATAQQYIEVLKLNYPNLVKSNGEVNLRAARKEASWWNRATLGILGRGDKADVSKDANMSNEENAETSANTEQKSSLLNKMTFGLLDRPNREVSAEPARADESLYDSQRNK, from the coding sequence ATGTCGCTACCACGTTATAAAGTCACAATGCTTGCTTTAACTGTAGGCTTAGCAACTGCATTTGTAGGCTGTAGCAGCAATCCGAAGAAGGATGTTGTTGATACGGGTCCTAAATCAAATGAGCAGACTTATTTCAATAATGCGATGAAGTCCCTCGATAAAGGACAATATGGCGATGCTGCAAAAGCCTTAGAGGCAATGGATACTTACTTCCCAACAGGGCAATATGCACAACAAGCTCAATTGGAATTGCTTTATACAAAATTTAAGCAAAAAGATTATGAAGGCACAATTGCACTTGCAGATCGCTTTATTCGCTTGAATCCTCAACATCCGAATTTAGACTATGCATATTATGTACGTGGCGTGGCAAATATGGAGCAAAACTATGACAGCTTGCTTCGTTATACTTCACTTAAGCAGGCGCACCGTGACTTAGGCTACTTAAAAGTTGCTTATCAAAACTTTGTCGATTTGATTCGTCGCTATCCATCTAGCCAATACTCAGTTGATGCAGCGCAACGTATGAAATTTATTGGTCAAGAGTTGGCTGAAAGTGAAATGAATGCGGCTCGTTTTAATATTCAACGTAAAGCGTATCTTGCTGCTGTTGAACGTTCACAATGGGTGGTTGAGCATTATCCGCAGACTCCTCAAGTACCTGAAGCTTTAGCAACCATGGCGTATGGCTACAACAAACTTGGGGATAAAGCGACAGCTCAACAATATATCGAAGTTTTAAAACTGAATTATCCAAACTTGGTCAAATCCAATGGTGAAGTGAATCTACGTGCTGCACGTAAAGAAGCAAGCTGGTGGAACCGTGCAACACTGGGTATCTTAGGTCGTGGTGATAAAGCAGATGTATCTAAAGATGCAAACATGTCGAATGAAGAAAATGCTGAAACTTCTGCCAATACCGAACAAAAATCAAGTCTTTTAAACAAAATGACTTTTGGTTTATTAGATCGTCCAAATCGTGAAGTATCGGCTGAACCTGCACGTGCAGATGAAAGTTTATATGATAGCCAACGCAATAAATAA
- a CDS encoding flavodoxin family protein, which produces MSLSKSIAIVYHSPYGHTAKVANCIAQGAMKVGAHVSEMDIEHIDWDVLDKADAIVFGCPTYMGNLTSGLKLFMEQSSKRWLARAWQGKLAAGFTNGGGLSGDKLAVLQQINLFAMQHGMLWTGLPLMPTGRSTHDLNRMSSFLGLMTQSDNAPVEVTPPAGDLETAVWFGEYIGLMLNRIL; this is translated from the coding sequence ATGTCTTTGTCCAAATCTATCGCGATTGTTTATCACAGCCCTTATGGGCATACGGCAAAAGTTGCTAACTGTATTGCTCAAGGTGCAATGAAAGTAGGCGCGCACGTATCTGAAATGGATATTGAACATATTGATTGGGATGTTTTAGATAAAGCCGATGCAATTGTTTTTGGCTGTCCAACCTACATGGGCAATTTAACCTCTGGATTGAAATTGTTTATGGAGCAGTCATCGAAGCGTTGGCTGGCGCGAGCATGGCAGGGCAAACTTGCAGCAGGTTTTACCAATGGTGGTGGGTTGAGTGGTGATAAACTGGCTGTTTTACAACAAATCAATTTATTCGCGATGCAACATGGCATGCTTTGGACAGGTTTACCGTTGATGCCGACAGGGCGTAGTACTCATGATTTAAATCGTATGTCGAGCTTTCTTGGTTTAATGACTCAGTCAGATAATGCACCTGTGGAAGTAACACCACCCGCTGGTGATCTTGAAACCGCAGTATGGTTTGGTGAGTACATTGGATTGATGCTGAATCGGATTCTGTGA
- the pgeF gene encoding peptidoglycan editing factor PgeF has protein sequence MQFVQGLPDGVYVGQTHIQHDQALPSVQPELEGFNLALHVNDDPKRVQQHRMILLDEFAEFGVNKITWMTQTHSTICHTINDEITFEALEGDGLVTQTQGHALMMMTADCLPIVLGNADGSEIANLHAGWRGLAGGIVENTITEMKSAPTWAWLGAAISQPCFEIGAEVKQAFCEKYPELETAFKAGEKSGKYFADLYAIACFILKLHGVENVTGGDQCSYLQEQDFYSYRRHAKTGRMATFVFMKNANA, from the coding sequence ATGCAATTTGTTCAAGGATTACCTGATGGTGTGTACGTGGGACAAACCCATATTCAACATGATCAAGCTTTGCCCTCGGTACAGCCTGAACTTGAAGGTTTTAATTTAGCTTTGCATGTCAATGATGATCCGAAACGTGTGCAACAGCATCGTATGATTTTATTGGATGAATTTGCCGAATTTGGTGTTAACAAAATCACATGGATGACGCAAACCCATAGCACCATTTGTCATACCATTAATGATGAAATAACCTTTGAAGCATTAGAAGGTGATGGTTTGGTGACTCAAACTCAAGGTCATGCCTTGATGATGATGACTGCGGATTGTTTGCCAATCGTGCTTGGAAATGCAGATGGTTCTGAAATTGCCAATTTACATGCCGGTTGGCGTGGTCTTGCTGGCGGTATTGTTGAAAATACCATTACAGAAATGAAGAGCGCACCGACTTGGGCATGGTTAGGTGCTGCCATCAGCCAACCATGTTTTGAAATTGGTGCAGAAGTGAAACAAGCTTTTTGTGAAAAATATCCTGAACTTGAAACTGCATTTAAAGCAGGGGAAAAGTCAGGTAAATATTTTGCAGACTTATATGCGATTGCATGTTTTATTCTCAAATTACATGGTGTGGAAAATGTGACGGGTGGTGATCAGTGTTCATATTTACAAGAACAGGATTTTTATTCTTATCGACGTCATGCCAAAACAGGACGTATGGCAACATTTGTATTTATGAAAAATGCAAATGCGTGA
- a CDS encoding YfhL family 4Fe-4S dicluster ferredoxin, which produces MSLIITDECINCDVCEPVCPNEAIFMGELIYEINPNLCTECVGHHDKPQCALFCPVDCIPLDPNHVESQDDLMEKYKKLIAQKSASN; this is translated from the coding sequence GTGTCTTTAATTATCACAGATGAATGCATCAATTGTGATGTGTGTGAACCTGTATGTCCAAATGAAGCAATTTTCATGGGTGAATTGATTTATGAAATCAATCCAAACCTATGTACAGAATGTGTTGGGCATCATGACAAACCGCAGTGTGCTTTGTTCTGTCCAGTCGATTGTATTCCGCTTGATCCAAATCATGTCGAAAGTCAAGATGACTTGATGGAAAAGTATAAAAAACTGATTGCTCAAAAAAGCGCAAGCAATTAA
- a CDS encoding IS3-like element ISAba14 family transposase (programmed frameshift), which translates to MARRPRRNHSNDFKAKVALAAIKAEKTLAELSAEFDVHQNQIIDWKNQLISASSQAFDQSKAPTEPPIDLKKLHAKIGEQALEIGFFRRCVEETGPLQPQKLIDDSLQISVSKQAKLLKVSRGCYYYRPKPVSASDLKLMRCIDELHMQYPFAGSRMMRDLLNRQGHHIGRRHTRTLMKKMGIQALYCKPNLSQANQAHRKYPYLLKGLAIQRSNQVWSTDITYIPMAKGFVYLCAVIDWHSRKVLAHRVSISMEVDFCISALNEAIEKYGRPEIFNTDQGSQFTSDAFIDVLKSNGIQISMDGKGRWVDNVMVERLWRSVKYEEVYLKAYSSVTDAKKQLSAYFEFYNLKRPHSSLDKMTPNEFYYDQLPQQNKVA; encoded by the exons ATGGCACGTAGACCAAGAAGAAATCATTCAAATGATTTTAAAGCTAAGGTAGCACTTGCTGCGATTAAAGCAGAAAAAACACTTGCTGAATTGAGTGCTGAGTTTGATGTTCATCAAAACCAAATTATTGACTGGAAAAATCAATTGATCTCAGCTTCCTCGCAAGCTTTCGATCAATCAAAAGCTCCAACAGAACCACCCATCGATCTAAAAAAACTACATGCAAAAATCGGTGAGCAGGCATTAGAAATTG GATTTTTTAGAAGGTGTGTTGAAGAAACTGGGCCGCTTCAACCACAAAAGTTAATCGACGACTCACTTCAGATTTCAGTATCTAAGCAAGCTAAGCTGCTGAAAGTCTCCCGTGGTTGTTATTACTATCGCCCAAAACCTGTGAGTGCATCAGATCTGAAGCTGATGCGATGTATTGATGAATTACATATGCAATATCCTTTTGCAGGCAGTCGTATGATGCGTGATTTGTTGAATCGTCAAGGACATCATATAGGACGACGTCATACACGTACTTTAATGAAGAAAATGGGTATTCAGGCGTTATATTGCAAACCAAATTTAAGCCAGGCTAATCAAGCTCACCGTAAATATCCATATCTGCTCAAAGGGTTGGCTATTCAGCGCAGTAATCAAGTGTGGTCTACGGATATAACGTATATCCCTATGGCAAAAGGCTTTGTTTATTTATGTGCTGTGATTGATTGGCATAGCCGCAAGGTACTTGCGCATAGGGTATCGATTAGTATGGAGGTGGATTTTTGTATTTCGGCTTTAAATGAAGCGATTGAAAAATATGGTCGACCTGAAATATTTAATACAGACCAAGGCAGCCAGTTTACCAGTGATGCATTTATTGATGTATTGAAATCAAATGGCATTCAAATCAGTATGGATGGTAAAGGTCGATGGGTAGATAATGTGATGGTTGAACGATTATGGCGGAGCGTTAAATATGAAGAGGTGTATCTCAAAGCTTATAGCAGTGTCACAGATGCGAAAAAGCAATTAAGTGCATATTTTGAGTTTTATAATTTGAAACGACCTCATTCGAGTCTAGACAAAATGACACCAAATGAGTTTTACTATGATCAGCTACCCCAACAAAACAAGGTGGCTTAA
- a CDS encoding IS3 family transposase (programmed frameshift), which produces MAKRFSPEFKQQAIDYALSNSHESVAAIAQKLGVGYSTLDKWIRETNPAGSSKRQLSPEQQRIVELEKEVKQLKEANDNLKKSACVLSNRSCQEKYTVIQDLDMNEVTVSSACKYLGVSTSGYYAWRKRQANTAQKYNDLKAVYWQHHARLGAPSLVHDMHDLGYNMSERTIGRMLKKLGLRSRIARKYKHTTDSTHRLPTAPNLLDRQFTVTQPNKVWTTDITYIRTKEGWLYLCVMLDLFSRRIVGWQTSHRIDRQLVCDTFNYAMARQGYPTGVMVHSDQGSQYCSRDFRALLLKNDCTQSMSRRGNCWDNAVTESFFHTLKGHVVHGSVFSTRKEANAVLFDYIEIYYNRVRRHSANGWLSPEAFEQKYFKNLEGSIVHDTV; this is translated from the exons ATGGCTAAACGTTTTAGTCCCGAATTTAAACAGCAAGCGATTGATTATGCACTTTCAAACTCACACGAGTCTGTAGCTGCAATCGCCCAGAAATTAGGTGTGGGTTATTCAACATTAGATAAATGGATTCGTGAAACCAATCCGGCAGGTTCAAGCAAACGTCAACTTTCACCAGAACAACAGCGGATCGTGGAATTAGAGAAAGAAGTCAAACAGCTCAAGGAAGCCAATGACA ATCTTAAAAAAAGCGCATGTGTACTTTCTAACAGATCATGCCAAGAAAAGTACACGGTAATTCAAGATCTAGATATGAATGAAGTCACCGTATCTTCTGCCTGTAAATACCTAGGTGTCAGCACTTCAGGCTATTATGCCTGGCGAAAACGTCAAGCCAATACGGCACAGAAATATAATGACTTAAAAGCCGTATATTGGCAGCATCATGCACGATTGGGTGCACCTTCATTAGTACATGACATGCATGATTTAGGTTACAACATGAGCGAACGTACTATTGGAAGGATGCTAAAAAAGCTTGGTTTACGTAGCAGGATTGCGCGTAAATACAAGCATACGACTGATTCAACCCATCGTTTGCCTACAGCACCCAACTTGTTGGATCGCCAATTTACAGTTACTCAGCCTAATAAAGTCTGGACAACAGACATTACCTATATCCGCACTAAAGAAGGTTGGTTGTATTTATGTGTGATGCTAGATTTATTTAGCCGTCGTATCGTGGGGTGGCAAACCAGCCATCGAATAGACCGCCAGTTGGTGTGTGATACGTTTAACTATGCAATGGCTCGTCAGGGTTATCCAACTGGTGTTATGGTTCATTCGGACCAAGGCTCACAGTACTGTAGTCGTGATTTTAGAGCGCTGTTACTGAAAAATGATTGTACTCAGAGTATGTCTAGACGTGGAAACTGTTGGGATAATGCAGTGACTGAAAGCTTCTTTCATACATTAAAAGGTCATGTGGTACATGGCAGTGTGTTTTCGACTCGAAAAGAGGCGAATGCGGTCTTGTTTGATTATATTGAGATTTATTACAATCGGGTCAGAAGGCATTCTGCAAACGGCTGGTTAAGTCCAGAAGCCTTTGAACAGAAATATTTCAAGAATTTAGAGGGATCGATTGTCCACGATACTGTCTAG
- the coaD gene encoding pantetheine-phosphate adenylyltransferase: protein MSKTRVIYPGTFDPITNGHVDLVARASRMFDEVVVAIAIGHHKNPVFSLEERVELAKESLKHLPNVEFVGFDGLLVNFSREQNATAVLRGLRAVSDFEYEFQLANMNRQLDHHFETVFLTPSEQFSFISSTMVREIARLKGDVTKFVPQCVVEAFNRKHQQGW, encoded by the coding sequence ATGTCTAAAACTCGTGTCATTTATCCGGGGACTTTCGATCCAATTACCAATGGGCATGTTGATTTAGTTGCACGCGCTTCACGTATGTTCGATGAAGTTGTGGTTGCAATTGCAATAGGACATCATAAAAACCCAGTATTCAGTTTGGAAGAACGTGTTGAGTTAGCCAAAGAATCACTTAAACATTTACCTAATGTTGAATTCGTTGGTTTTGATGGTTTATTGGTAAATTTCTCTCGTGAGCAGAATGCGACTGCTGTATTGCGTGGTTTACGCGCAGTTTCAGACTTCGAGTATGAGTTTCAGCTTGCCAATATGAACCGTCAGCTTGACCATCATTTCGAAACGGTATTTTTAACGCCGTCAGAACAATTTTCTTTTATTTCTTCGACCATGGTTCGAGAAATTGCACGATTAAAAGGTGATGTGACTAAGTTTGTACCACAATGTGTCGTAGAAGCTTTTAATCGTAAACATCAACAAGGTTGGTAG